A single genomic interval of Saccharothrix saharensis harbors:
- a CDS encoding glycoside hydrolase family 43 protein, translating to MRTARQPVIGNPVIGGSHPDPSVCRVGEDYYLVCSSFEYFPGVPIFHSRDLVHWRQVGNVLDRPEQVRLSTGTSSARGIHQPTIRHHDGRFWVIARDLSAGGTFVVTTERPAGRWSDPVWLDLPCAVPDLAWDRNGDCWCATTDGCTARVDPYRGTVLEGPWPMWTGDDAPHPEAPHLYQVGGWWYVMFDRGDAPAVARARKPRGPFEPAPGTLADTSGPTRVSGRADLVTTPGGAWWLVRPGTREHPSGFHVLGQEVFLTPVRWDNGWPVVDEATVTAAGESPAAPHPSRDDFDEVVLAPFWISPRGLPEGAWSLTERPGWLTLRATGDTLDRPGCTFVGSRVRHLDSRVSVRLDPGTARAGLSIRRDEAHRYDFEVVPGRVDVIARIGPVRQVVASRTRAPGPITLTVRTRTTDLVPPSFVRPTDEPVGVEPSGPDTIAFHVDDDPGPLAELDGRYLSPEVTSGLAGRVVGMYVTRGVAAFDWFDYRGLA from the coding sequence GTGCGCACCGCCCGCCAGCCCGTGATCGGCAATCCCGTGATCGGCGGATCCCACCCGGACCCGAGCGTGTGCCGGGTGGGCGAGGACTACTACCTGGTGTGCTCCAGCTTCGAGTACTTCCCGGGCGTGCCGATCTTCCACAGCCGCGACCTGGTGCACTGGCGGCAGGTCGGCAACGTCCTCGACCGGCCGGAGCAGGTGCGGCTGTCCACCGGCACGTCGTCCGCGCGCGGGATCCACCAGCCCACGATCCGCCACCACGACGGGCGGTTCTGGGTGATCGCGAGGGACCTGTCCGCGGGCGGCACGTTCGTCGTCACGACCGAACGCCCGGCCGGGCGCTGGTCGGACCCGGTGTGGCTCGACCTCCCGTGCGCCGTGCCCGACCTGGCCTGGGACCGCAACGGCGACTGCTGGTGCGCCACCACCGACGGGTGCACCGCCAGGGTGGACCCGTACCGGGGGACGGTGCTGGAAGGTCCGTGGCCGATGTGGACCGGCGACGACGCTCCGCACCCGGAAGCGCCCCACCTGTACCAGGTGGGTGGCTGGTGGTACGTGATGTTCGATCGCGGTGACGCGCCGGCCGTCGCCCGCGCGCGCAAGCCCCGCGGGCCGTTCGAGCCGGCGCCGGGCACCCTCGCCGACACCTCGGGGCCGACCCGGGTCAGCGGCCGAGCGGACCTCGTCACGACACCGGGCGGTGCCTGGTGGTTGGTGCGGCCGGGCACCCGCGAGCACCCGTCGGGCTTCCACGTGCTGGGGCAGGAGGTGTTCCTGACCCCGGTGCGCTGGGACAACGGGTGGCCCGTGGTGGACGAGGCGACGGTGACCGCGGCGGGGGAGTCGCCCGCCGCGCCGCACCCCTCGCGCGACGACTTCGACGAGGTGGTGCTGGCGCCGTTCTGGATCTCACCGCGCGGGCTCCCGGAGGGGGCCTGGTCGTTGACCGAACGGCCCGGCTGGCTGACGCTGCGCGCCACCGGCGACACCCTCGACCGCCCCGGCTGCACGTTCGTCGGCAGCAGGGTGCGGCACCTCGACTCGCGGGTGTCGGTCCGCCTGGACCCCGGCACGGCCCGCGCCGGCCTGAGCATCCGGCGCGACGAGGCGCACCGCTACGACTTCGAGGTCGTGCCGGGCCGGGTGGACGTGATCGCCCGGATCGGGCCGGTGCGCCAGGTCGTGGCCAGCCGCACCAGGGCTCCCGGTCCGATCACGCTGACCGTCCGCACCCGCACGACCGACCTCGTGCCGCCGTCGTTCGTGCGGCCGACCGACGAGCCCGTGGGCGTCGAGCCGTCCGGGCCGGACACCATCGCGTTCCACGTCGACGACGATCCGGGCCCGTTGGCGGAGCTGGACGGCCGGTACCTGTCGCCCGAGGTCACCAGCGGGCTCGCCGGGCGGGTCGTCGGCATGTACGTCACGCGCGGTGTCGCGGCGTTCGACTGGTTCGACTACCGCGGGCTCGCCTGA
- a CDS encoding glycoside hydrolase family 27 protein: MSAGTRRLLHLAAAAAAALGLVTASPVEPTAQAAPGSPALTPPLGWNSWNSFGCGITEAQVRQAADAMVSSGMRDAGYQYVVVDDCWFDPQRDAQGNLRAHPTKFPSGMKALGDYIHGKGLKFGIYQAPNEKTCAQGVGTHPGSTGSKGHEVQDARSFASWGVDYLKYDWCSGSGTRDEQVARFTIMRDALRATGRPIVYSINPNSFHAPTGDKYNWGEVADLWRTTEDLLDIWQNGNTNSYPMGVGNVLDVTAPLAVQSGPGHWNDPDMLVVGRPGLTLTESRSHFALWSLMAAPLMAGNDIRTMSADVSAILRNPRLIAVNQDQLGVGGRRVRDDGNTEVFAKPLSDGSVAVGLVNRGSGTATVSTTAAQIGLSGGSFTLLDLWTGGASTTSGTISASVPAHGVAAFRVSGGSPIAATTGRLRGAGSGRCVGTENASTAAGAATLLWDCDTAANQQWTTWPGGEVRVFGDKCLDAYNQGTANGTRVIAWSCNGQDNQKWTLGSDGSLRNTRAGLCLDAEQAGSANGTRLILWTCNGQANQRWSRA, from the coding sequence ATGTCCGCTGGTACCCGGCGACTCCTGCACCTCGCCGCCGCTGCCGCCGCCGCGCTCGGCCTGGTCACCGCGTCCCCCGTCGAGCCCACCGCCCAGGCCGCGCCGGGCAGTCCCGCGCTCACCCCGCCGCTGGGCTGGAACAGCTGGAACAGCTTCGGCTGCGGCATCACCGAGGCGCAGGTGCGCCAAGCCGCCGACGCGATGGTGAGCTCGGGCATGCGTGACGCGGGCTACCAGTACGTCGTCGTGGACGACTGCTGGTTCGACCCGCAGCGCGACGCCCAGGGCAACCTGCGCGCCCACCCGACCAAGTTCCCCAGCGGCATGAAGGCGCTCGGCGACTACATCCACGGCAAGGGGTTGAAGTTCGGCATCTACCAGGCGCCGAACGAGAAGACGTGCGCCCAGGGCGTCGGCACCCACCCCGGCTCGACCGGCAGCAAGGGGCACGAGGTCCAGGACGCACGGTCGTTCGCGTCGTGGGGTGTGGACTACCTGAAGTACGACTGGTGCTCGGGCAGCGGCACCCGGGACGAGCAGGTCGCCCGGTTCACGATCATGCGTGACGCCCTGCGCGCGACCGGCCGCCCGATCGTCTACAGCATCAACCCCAACAGCTTCCACGCACCGACCGGCGACAAGTACAACTGGGGCGAGGTCGCCGACCTCTGGCGGACGACCGAGGACCTGCTGGACATCTGGCAGAACGGCAACACCAACAGCTACCCCATGGGCGTCGGCAACGTCCTGGACGTCACCGCCCCGCTCGCCGTCCAGTCCGGACCCGGGCACTGGAACGACCCCGACATGCTCGTGGTGGGCCGTCCCGGGCTCACGCTGACCGAATCGCGCTCGCACTTCGCGCTGTGGTCGCTGATGGCCGCGCCCCTCATGGCGGGCAACGACATCCGCACGATGTCGGCCGACGTCAGCGCGATCCTGCGCAACCCGCGCCTGATCGCGGTCAACCAGGACCAGCTCGGTGTGGGCGGTCGACGGGTGCGCGACGACGGCAACACCGAGGTGTTCGCCAAGCCGTTGAGCGACGGCTCGGTGGCCGTGGGCCTGGTCAACCGGGGCAGCGGCACCGCCACGGTGTCCACCACGGCCGCCCAGATCGGCCTGTCGGGCGGCTCGTTCACCCTCCTGGACCTGTGGACCGGAGGCGCTTCGACCACCTCCGGCACGATCTCGGCGAGCGTGCCGGCGCACGGCGTCGCGGCGTTCCGCGTCTCCGGGGGCAGTCCGATCGCCGCCACCACCGGCAGGCTGCGCGGCGCGGGCTCGGGCCGCTGCGTCGGCACGGAGAACGCCTCCACCGCCGCCGGCGCGGCCACGCTGCTGTGGGACTGCGACACCGCCGCGAACCAGCAGTGGACGACCTGGCCCGGCGGCGAGGTCCGGGTGTTCGGCGACAAGTGCCTCGACGCGTACAACCAGGGCACCGCCAACGGCACCCGCGTGATCGCGTGGTCGTGCAACGGGCAGGACAACCAGAAGTGGACCCTCGGCTCGGACGGGTCGCTCCGCAACACCCGGGCCGGGCTGTGCCTGGACGCCGAGCAGGCGGGCTCCGCCAACGGCACCCGGCTGATCCTGTGGACCTGCAACGGCCAGGCCAACCAGAGGTGGAGTCGCGCCTGA
- a CDS encoding endo-1,4-beta-xylanase, translating to MLLVAGLVATMVALQGSAQAAGATLAAAAAEKGRYFGTAVAAGRLGDSTYTGLLQREFDMVTAENEMKIDATEPQQNRFSYGNADRIVNLARSQGKRVRGHTLAWHSQQPGWMQNMSGSALRNAMLNHVTQVATYYRGKIYAWDVVNEAFQDGSSGARRDSNLQRTGNDWIEAAFRAARAADPGAKLCYNDYNTDDWTHAKTQAVYRLVQDFKQRGVPIDCVGLQSHFNPQSPVPSNYQTTLQNFANLGVDVQITELDIEGSGSAQAANYERVVKACLAVARCTGITVWGIRDTDSWRSYGTPLLFDGSGNKKAAYTAVLNALNGGTTPQPGVIDPSAWYVLVNRNSGKALDVYGLATNDGGRIAQWSRNDGANQQWQFLDSGSGYYRVKSRHSGKVLDVPNSSTADGAALQQWADHGGTNQQFRAVESGGYFRLVNRNSNKAVEVQGSATNDGANVVQYTDSGGANQQWQLVRVG from the coding sequence TTGCTGCTCGTCGCAGGGCTGGTCGCCACCATGGTGGCGCTGCAGGGCTCGGCCCAGGCGGCGGGCGCGACGCTCGCCGCCGCGGCGGCGGAGAAGGGCCGGTACTTCGGCACGGCCGTCGCCGCGGGCAGGCTGGGCGACTCGACCTACACCGGGCTCCTCCAGCGGGAGTTCGACATGGTCACCGCCGAGAACGAGATGAAGATCGACGCCACCGAGCCGCAGCAGAACCGGTTCAGCTACGGCAACGCCGACCGCATCGTCAACCTCGCCCGCTCCCAGGGCAAGCGGGTGCGCGGGCACACGTTGGCGTGGCACTCGCAGCAGCCGGGTTGGATGCAGAACATGAGCGGGTCCGCGCTGCGCAACGCGATGTTGAACCACGTGACGCAGGTGGCCACGTACTACCGGGGCAAGATCTACGCGTGGGACGTGGTGAACGAGGCGTTCCAGGACGGCAGTTCGGGCGCGCGTCGTGACTCCAACCTCCAGCGGACCGGCAACGACTGGATCGAGGCCGCGTTCCGCGCCGCGCGGGCGGCGGACCCGGGTGCGAAGCTCTGCTACAACGACTACAACACCGACGACTGGACCCACGCCAAGACCCAGGCCGTCTACCGGTTGGTGCAGGACTTCAAGCAGCGGGGCGTGCCGATCGACTGCGTCGGTCTCCAGTCGCACTTCAACCCCCAGAGCCCGGTGCCGTCGAACTACCAGACGACGCTGCAGAACTTCGCCAACCTCGGCGTGGACGTGCAGATCACCGAGCTCGACATCGAGGGTTCCGGCTCGGCGCAGGCGGCCAACTACGAACGCGTCGTCAAGGCCTGCCTCGCCGTCGCCCGCTGCACCGGCATCACCGTCTGGGGCATCCGCGACACCGACTCGTGGCGCTCCTACGGCACCCCGCTGCTGTTCGACGGCTCGGGCAACAAGAAGGCCGCCTACACGGCCGTCCTCAACGCCCTCAACGGCGGCACCACGCCGCAGCCCGGCGTCATCGACCCGAGCGCGTGGTACGTGCTGGTGAACCGCAACAGCGGCAAGGCGCTGGACGTGTACGGCCTGGCCACGAACGACGGCGGTCGGATCGCCCAGTGGAGCCGCAACGACGGCGCCAACCAGCAGTGGCAGTTCCTGGACTCCGGCAGCGGCTACTACCGCGTGAAGTCCCGCCACTCCGGCAAGGTGCTCGACGTACCGAACTCGTCGACCGCCGACGGCGCCGCGCTCCAGCAGTGGGCCGACCACGGCGGCACGAACCAGCAGTTCCGCGCGGTCGAGTCGGGTGGCTACTTCCGACTGGTCAACCGCAACAGCAACAAGGCCGTCGAGGTGCAGGGTTCGGCCACGAACGACGGCGCCAACGTCGTCCAGTACACCGACTCGGGCGGCGCCAACCAGCAGTGGCAGCTCGTCCGCGTCGGCTGA
- a CDS encoding ricin-type beta-trefoil lectin domain protein: MRQRVNRIAARGAALITAALVTAALLPAGPAAAESNGGVRVMPLGDSITEGTQVPGGYRIGLWQRFGAGNYRVDFVGSQFNGPGSLGDHDHQGHPGWRIDQIDANVVNWLRNTNPRTVLLHIGTNDILQNYNVANAPARLSALVDKITATAPNADVFVATIIPLSNSGQNAAARTYNATIPGMVQSKVNAGKRVRMVDMHAALTTGDLIDGVHPTATGYDKMAATWYAALRAVPGSIGDPVASQGRQVVGVASGRCLDVPGSTTGNGTQLQLWDCHGQPNQSWTHNSSRQLVVLGTKCLDAYGRGTTNGTQVVTWDCHGDTNQQWNVNANGTITNVLSGLCLDAYNLGTGNGTKLVLWTCSGQSNQQWTLRA; the protein is encoded by the coding sequence GTGCGACAACGCGTCAACAGAATCGCCGCCCGCGGCGCGGCCCTGATCACCGCCGCGCTGGTCACCGCCGCGCTGCTGCCCGCGGGCCCCGCCGCCGCGGAGTCGAACGGCGGGGTGCGGGTCATGCCGCTGGGTGACTCCATCACCGAGGGGACGCAGGTGCCCGGCGGCTACCGGATCGGGCTGTGGCAGCGGTTCGGGGCGGGCAACTACCGGGTGGACTTCGTCGGCTCGCAGTTCAACGGCCCCGGATCGCTCGGCGACCACGACCACCAGGGGCACCCGGGCTGGCGCATCGACCAGATCGACGCCAACGTGGTCAACTGGCTGCGCAACACGAACCCCCGCACGGTGCTGCTCCACATCGGCACCAACGACATCCTGCAGAACTACAACGTGGCCAACGCACCCGCCCGCCTGTCGGCCCTGGTCGACAAGATCACCGCGACCGCCCCGAACGCGGACGTGTTCGTCGCCACGATCATCCCGCTGTCCAACTCGGGGCAGAACGCCGCGGCCCGGACCTACAACGCGACCATCCCCGGCATGGTGCAGAGCAAGGTCAACGCGGGCAAGCGCGTGCGCATGGTGGACATGCACGCCGCCCTGACCACGGGCGACCTGATCGACGGCGTGCACCCCACCGCCACCGGCTACGACAAGATGGCCGCGACCTGGTACGCCGCGCTGCGCGCCGTGCCCGGGAGCATCGGCGACCCGGTCGCGTCGCAGGGCAGGCAGGTCGTGGGCGTGGCGTCGGGGCGCTGCCTGGACGTGCCGGGTTCGACGACCGGCAACGGCACGCAGCTCCAGCTCTGGGACTGCCACGGCCAGCCCAACCAGTCGTGGACGCACAACTCCTCGCGCCAGTTGGTCGTCCTCGGCACCAAGTGCCTGGACGCCTACGGCCGGGGCACGACCAACGGCACCCAGGTGGTGACCTGGGACTGCCACGGTGACACCAACCAGCAGTGGAACGTCAACGCCAACGGCACGATCACCAACGTGCTGTCGGGGTTGTGCCTGGACGCGTACAACCTCGGTACCGGCAACGGCACCAAGCTGGTCCTGTGGACCTGCTCCGGCCAGTCGAACCAGCAGTGGACGCTGCGGGCCTGA
- a CDS encoding arabinofuranosidase catalytic domain-containing protein, which yields MQRWWRKPAAVRARAAAALALLPAALLTWSAPVAASAAGTGPCDIYASGGTPCVAAHSTTRALYGSYAGNLYQVRRSSDNTTRDIGLTAAGGTANAATQDSFCAGTTCVITVVYDQSGRGNDLWYQGSTVVPGSPQSRPAVATSESLAVGGSKAYSLYINPGNSYWRDGHLTGVPTGAAPEGMYMVTSGTHVNNGCCFDYGNSETTRKADAAGAMDAINFSTQCWFGGCAGTGPWVQADLEWGLFPGGSQSWNPNQRAFTSKFVTAMLKNNGTTRFALKGSDAQVGSLTTLWDGALPNGYSPMKKQGAIILGSGGDCCKPDGGANLSAGTFYEGAMVAGYPSDATENAVQANIVAAGYTTGGGTTPGGAVRAVGAGKCLDVPSGTAGAQARIWDCQGSSGQTWTRTSSGQLTVSAGAGQMCLDAYGQGTSAGTRAVLWSCNGQANQRWNVNANGTITGAQSGLCLDVSGASTANGALVQLWTCNGGANQQWRVG from the coding sequence GTGCAGCGATGGTGGCGCAAGCCGGCGGCGGTGCGCGCGCGAGCCGCGGCCGCACTCGCCCTGCTGCCCGCGGCGTTGCTGACGTGGTCGGCGCCGGTGGCCGCGTCGGCGGCCGGCACGGGCCCGTGCGACATCTACGCGTCCGGTGGCACGCCCTGCGTGGCCGCGCACAGCACGACCCGGGCCCTCTACGGCTCGTACGCCGGCAACCTCTACCAGGTCAGGCGTTCCTCGGACAACACGACGCGGGACATCGGCCTGACGGCCGCCGGCGGTACCGCGAACGCGGCGACCCAGGACTCGTTCTGCGCCGGCACCACCTGCGTCATCACCGTGGTCTACGACCAGTCCGGTCGCGGCAACGACCTGTGGTACCAGGGCTCGACCGTGGTACCGGGGTCACCCCAGAGCAGGCCCGCGGTCGCGACGTCCGAATCGCTCGCCGTCGGCGGCAGCAAGGCGTACTCGCTCTACATCAACCCCGGCAACAGCTACTGGCGCGACGGCCACCTGACGGGCGTGCCGACCGGCGCCGCGCCGGAGGGCATGTACATGGTGACCAGCGGCACGCACGTCAACAACGGCTGCTGCTTCGACTACGGCAACAGCGAGACGACCCGCAAGGCGGACGCGGCGGGCGCGATGGACGCCATCAACTTCAGCACCCAGTGCTGGTTCGGCGGGTGCGCCGGCACCGGCCCGTGGGTCCAGGCGGACCTCGAATGGGGGCTCTTCCCCGGTGGAAGCCAGTCGTGGAACCCGAACCAGCGCGCGTTCACCAGCAAGTTCGTCACCGCGATGCTGAAGAACAACGGCACCACGCGGTTCGCGCTCAAGGGCAGCGACGCGCAGGTGGGCAGCCTCACCACCCTGTGGGACGGCGCGCTCCCCAACGGGTACAGCCCGATGAAGAAGCAGGGAGCAATCATCCTGGGCAGCGGCGGCGACTGCTGCAAGCCCGACGGCGGCGCGAACCTCAGCGCGGGGACCTTCTACGAAGGGGCGATGGTCGCGGGCTACCCGTCCGACGCGACCGAGAACGCGGTGCAGGCCAACATCGTCGCGGCCGGGTACACCACCGGCGGTGGCACCACCCCCGGTGGGGCGGTGCGCGCGGTCGGCGCGGGCAAGTGCCTCGACGTGCCGAGCGGCACGGCGGGCGCGCAGGCCCGGATCTGGGACTGCCAGGGCAGCTCCGGCCAGACCTGGACCCGGACGTCCTCGGGCCAGTTGACCGTGTCCGCCGGCGCCGGTCAGATGTGCCTCGACGCGTACGGCCAAGGGACGAGCGCGGGCACGCGGGCGGTCCTCTGGTCGTGCAACGGCCAGGCCAACCAGCGCTGGAACGTCAACGCCAACGGCACCATCACCGGCGCGCAGTCCGGCCTGTGCCTGGACGTGTCCGGCGCGTCCACCGCCAACGGTGCGCTGGTGCAGCTGTGGACCTGCAACGGCGGCGCCAACCAGCAGTGGCGGGTCGGCTGA
- a CDS encoding RICIN domain-containing protein: MSAPSSAASRRLPSVGTAAAVLAALVTLAPPASAATTTLYASPSGTGTSCSATQPCSLTAAQAAVRSQNSSMSGDIVVQLADGVYRLAQPLRLTAADSGTNGYRVLWQAAPSARPVISGARAVTGWSVVDAGRNIWRATVPTGIDSRQLYVDGAIATRARTRVNRADFTFTSTGMRFSSTALTYLNNLANQNRVEVESVNSFTDRYSPVQSISGNFLTMQQPAWNNNTFGYDTLSQPHRAGPFYLANAYEFLDTPGEWYLNPGTGALSYIPLAGQNMSTASVELPVVQSLVDIGGTYDAPAHHISFSGITFTGTSWLGPSSNQGYVDQQTGSYIAGNWNWPADRLTSCQNGCTQFEAARPHWNQMPAAVQVSAADNITFSESRFVNLGQTAIGIGNDANAHASGVGLGASNVTVTRSEIAHSSAGGVVVGGVRADAHHPTDQRMVNRNITISHNRIHDLGVEYRGNVSVLNTYVSTATVAHNEVYNMPYSGISIGYGWGANDAGGNTNYANRGLYNYQPRYTTPTTASNNRLINNYVHDVMQQMNDGGCIYTLAWNPGASISGNHCQRTNGYFGVYFDEGSKYYSVTGNVFDNTGTWATANYWGGENMGNWTLTGNWSTNGSTNVTNGDRGNVVSGNTVVANGNWPSGARAVTANAGPAGGTGTGPQNAMLVGTQSGRCAEVASGGGNGAQARLWDCNGAANQRWTHTSGKQLVVNGNKCLDASGAGTANGTAAIIWDCHGGANQQWNVNANGTITGVQSGLCLDASGNGTANGTLLHLWACHGGTNQQWTTRG, from the coding sequence TTGTCCGCGCCCTCTTCCGCCGCGTCGCGCAGGCTGCCGTCGGTCGGCACCGCCGCCGCGGTGCTCGCCGCGCTGGTCACCCTCGCCCCACCCGCGTCCGCCGCCACCACGACCCTCTACGCGTCACCGTCGGGCACCGGCACGAGTTGCTCCGCCACCCAACCGTGTTCACTGACCGCCGCACAGGCCGCTGTGCGGTCGCAGAACAGCTCCATGTCCGGTGACATCGTCGTGCAGTTGGCCGACGGGGTGTACCGGCTCGCCCAGCCGCTGCGGCTGACCGCGGCGGATTCCGGCACCAACGGCTACCGCGTGCTGTGGCAGGCCGCGCCGTCCGCGCGTCCCGTGATCAGCGGCGCCCGCGCGGTCACCGGCTGGTCGGTGGTGGACGCCGGTCGGAACATCTGGCGCGCTACCGTCCCCACCGGGATCGACTCGCGCCAGCTCTACGTGGACGGTGCGATCGCGACCCGGGCGCGCACCCGGGTCAACCGCGCCGACTTCACGTTCACCAGCACGGGGATGAGGTTCTCCAGCACGGCGTTGACCTATCTGAACAACCTGGCGAACCAGAACCGGGTCGAGGTGGAGAGCGTCAACTCGTTCACCGACCGGTACTCGCCGGTGCAGAGCATCAGCGGGAACTTCCTGACCATGCAGCAGCCCGCGTGGAACAACAACACCTTCGGCTACGACACGCTGAGCCAGCCGCACCGGGCGGGGCCGTTCTACCTGGCCAACGCCTACGAGTTCCTGGACACGCCGGGGGAGTGGTACCTGAACCCGGGCACGGGCGCGTTGTCCTACATCCCGTTGGCCGGGCAGAACATGAGCACCGCGAGCGTCGAGCTGCCCGTGGTGCAGTCGCTGGTGGACATCGGTGGCACCTACGACGCGCCGGCGCACCACATCTCGTTCAGCGGCATCACGTTCACCGGCACCAGTTGGCTCGGGCCCAGCAGCAACCAGGGGTACGTCGACCAGCAGACCGGCAGCTACATCGCGGGCAACTGGAACTGGCCCGCCGACCGGCTCACGTCGTGCCAGAACGGCTGCACCCAGTTCGAGGCGGCGCGGCCGCACTGGAACCAGATGCCCGCGGCCGTGCAGGTGTCCGCCGCCGACAACATCACGTTCAGCGAGTCCCGGTTCGTCAACCTGGGCCAGACGGCCATCGGCATCGGCAACGACGCCAACGCCCACGCGAGCGGCGTCGGCCTCGGCGCGAGCAACGTCACGGTCACCCGGTCGGAGATCGCCCACAGCTCGGCGGGCGGCGTCGTGGTCGGCGGCGTGCGCGCCGACGCCCACCACCCGACCGACCAGCGGATGGTCAACCGGAACATCACGATCAGCCACAACCGCATCCACGACCTCGGCGTGGAGTACCGGGGCAACGTCTCGGTGCTGAACACCTACGTCAGCACCGCCACCGTGGCCCACAACGAGGTCTACAACATGCCCTACTCGGGCATCTCGATCGGCTACGGCTGGGGCGCCAACGACGCCGGCGGCAACACCAACTACGCCAACCGCGGGCTCTACAACTACCAACCGCGGTACACGACGCCCACCACCGCGTCCAACAACCGGCTCATCAACAACTACGTGCACGACGTCATGCAGCAGATGAACGACGGCGGGTGCATCTACACGCTGGCGTGGAACCCGGGCGCTTCGATCAGCGGGAACCACTGCCAGCGGACCAACGGCTACTTCGGGGTCTACTTCGACGAAGGCTCGAAGTACTACTCCGTCACGGGCAACGTGTTCGACAACACCGGCACGTGGGCCACCGCCAACTACTGGGGCGGCGAGAACATGGGCAACTGGACGCTCACCGGCAACTGGTCGACCAACGGCAGCACCAACGTGACCAACGGCGACCGGGGCAACGTGGTGTCCGGCAACACGGTGGTGGCCAACGGCAACTGGCCCTCCGGCGCGCGGGCCGTGACGGCGAACGCCGGGCCCGCGGGGGGCACCGGCACCGGTCCGCAGAACGCCATGCTCGTGGGCACCCAGTCGGGGCGCTGCGCCGAGGTCGCCTCCGGCGGCGGCAACGGTGCCCAGGCGCGGCTCTGGGACTGCAACGGCGCTGCGAACCAGCGGTGGACCCACACCTCGGGCAAGCAGCTCGTGGTGAACGGGAACAAGTGCCTCGACGCCAGCGGCGCGGGGACCGCCAACGGGACCGCGGCGATCATCTGGGACTGCCACGGCGGCGCCAACCAGCAGTGGAACGTCAACGCCAACGGCACCATCACCGGCGTGCAGTCCGGGCTGTGCCTGGACGCCAGCGGCAACGGGACCGCGAACGGCACCCTGCTCCACCTCTGGGCGTGCCACGGCGGCACGAACCAGCAGTGGACCACGCGCGGCTGA
- a CDS encoding mandelate racemase/muconate lactonizing enzyme family protein has protein sequence MRITGYRTLTTVQDWGRPVGDANGVFADGVVRVPIVLVETDAGITGVGFGPHVEIDSVFAAIEGEDPRGVTALYDRMLRQVFKAGHAGAVFGTIGALDTALWDIKAQAAGEPLWRLLGGRDRRVPAYASGVDIGLGDDELVALYATYADLGLRVAKLKGGLDVERDRDRLILVRDVLTDAGRGTRPGLMLDVNEALTRKQAVRHVGELERTLDLIWIEEPVRRWDAEGHAAVGRGVRASVATGENLTGLEQYRPLISTGAVDVVQAAAGWGVTHFLRVAAYAHAHDLPVSPIGNTPVGLLHAATSVPNHLVSELQELRPPSGVAVDFHIEDGAFVLGDSPGLGIRVDEAAIAASELLVLPVTEGPHVRPERAGQRLLAVVQGVGTPPEQLHPLPS, from the coding sequence ATGCGCATCACCGGCTACCGGACCCTCACCACCGTCCAGGACTGGGGTCGACCGGTCGGCGACGCCAACGGCGTGTTCGCCGACGGCGTCGTGCGGGTGCCGATCGTCCTCGTCGAGACCGACGCGGGCATCACCGGCGTCGGCTTCGGACCGCACGTGGAGATCGACTCGGTCTTCGCCGCCATCGAGGGCGAAGACCCGCGCGGCGTCACCGCGCTGTACGACCGGATGCTGCGACAGGTGTTCAAGGCCGGTCACGCGGGCGCGGTGTTCGGCACCATCGGCGCCCTGGACACCGCGCTGTGGGACATCAAGGCGCAGGCCGCCGGCGAACCCCTGTGGCGGCTGCTCGGCGGGCGGGACCGCCGCGTGCCCGCCTACGCGTCCGGTGTGGACATCGGGCTGGGCGACGACGAGCTCGTGGCCCTGTACGCGACCTACGCCGACCTCGGACTGCGGGTGGCGAAGCTCAAGGGGGGTCTGGACGTCGAACGGGACCGCGACCGGCTCATCCTGGTGCGCGACGTGCTCACCGACGCCGGTCGGGGCACGCGACCGGGCCTGATGCTCGACGTCAACGAGGCGCTGACCCGCAAGCAGGCGGTGCGCCACGTCGGCGAGCTGGAGCGGACGCTCGACCTGATCTGGATCGAGGAACCGGTCCGGCGGTGGGACGCGGAAGGCCACGCGGCCGTCGGGCGGGGCGTCCGCGCGTCGGTCGCCACCGGTGAGAACCTGACCGGCCTGGAGCAGTACCGCCCGCTGATCTCGACGGGTGCGGTCGACGTCGTGCAGGCGGCCGCGGGCTGGGGCGTCACGCACTTCCTGCGGGTGGCGGCCTACGCCCACGCCCACGACCTGCCCGTCAGCCCCATCGGCAACACGCCGGTGGGGTTGCTGCACGCCGCGACGTCCGTGCCGAACCACCTGGTCAGCGAGCTGCAGGAGCTGCGGCCACCGTCGGGGGTCGCGGTCGACTTCCACATCGAGGACGGGGCGTTCGTCCTGGGTGACAGCCCGGGGCTGGGCATCCGGGTCGACGAGGCCGCGATCGCCGCGTCCGAACTGCTCGTCCTGCCCGTGACCGAGGGCCCGCACGTGCGCCCGGAACGGGCCGGGCAGCGCCTGCTCGCGGTGGTGCAGGGCGTCGGCACGCCACCGGAGCAGCTGCACCCGCTGCCGTCCTGA